One genomic segment of Coffea arabica cultivar ET-39 chromosome 6e, Coffea Arabica ET-39 HiFi, whole genome shotgun sequence includes these proteins:
- the LOC113696873 gene encoding uncharacterized protein, producing the protein MTGELVSGRGLNQETSLQRACDTRWGSHFGSLLKLVLIYDSVIDVLMILENDGLVEQRGQAYALLNSLQSFEFAFILHLMKKIMGITNALSEALQRKDQDFANVMGLVKVSKQQLQATREYGWDFLLDEVSFDKIKLIRLAEHYPCEFSKLDILALDT; encoded by the exons ATGACTGGAGAACTTGTGAGTGGTCGGGGCTTAAATCAAGAAACTAGCCTTCAAAGAGCTTGTGATACACGTTGGGGTTCACATTTTGGCTCGTTGTTGAAGTTGGTTCTTATTTATGATTCTGTAATAGATGTTCTTATGATACTTGAAAATGATGGTCTTGTGGAGCAAAGAGGTCAAGCATATGCACTTCTTAATTCTTTGCAATCTTTtgaatttgcatttattttacaCTTGATGAAGAAAATCATGGGAATAACGAATGCACTATCTGAAGCattacaaaggaaggatcaagATTTTGCGAATGTAATGGGTCTAGTCAAGGTTTCCAAGCAACAATTACAAGCTACTAGGGAATATGGATGGGATTTTTTACTTGATGAAGTTT CATTTGATAAGATAAAGTTGATTCGTCTTGCAGAACATTATCCTTGTGAGTTTTCTAAGTTGGATATTCTTGCACTTGACACTTAA
- the LOC140009977 gene encoding uncharacterized protein — MTASDYWSFQALRPSMWNFLRSRSAASYNYILLRSPHFHKAKGETSWEGGSGKVWKQLWKMKIKHKQKLIVWKCLNQALPSREAVHKRTGNGDIICKLCGENSETMEHRFFQCKQAQMIWRMAPLQWDGLTEHTADFRRWWSMLMEVQTRKDGREHITLTVEILWQIWKVRNEVEFEGKNRHPMEVIRKATKDWEEYHQSQQIEHRMSISETEIAQDEEERVGEDDNLLNISVEVGQHVEGQNMGIGVTTENNLCQKCEAWMLNERSTGSAVLDNLLAIKLALCKLKGKGWQHIKIQTPCTQVLNMIRYQASSNQRLATHLEDIKDLCSMFRKCSFDSLPVEMNRLSAKLSRLAMHTL; from the exons ATGACAGCTTCTGATTACTGGAGTTTCCAGGCTTTGCGTCCATCCATGTGGAACTTCTTGAGGAGTC GCTCAGCTGCTTCTTACAACTACATCCTGTTGAGAAGCCCACATTTCCACAAAGCTAAGGGAGAGACAAGTTGGGAAGGAGGAAGTGGGAAAGTCTGGAAACAGCTGTGGAAGATGAAGATAAAGCACAAACAAAAGCTGATTGTATGGAAATGCCTGAACCAAGCCTTGCCAAGTAGGGAAGCAGTACATAAACGAACAGGAAATGGTGATATAATCTGCAAGCTATGTGGGGAAAATAGTGAAACAATGGAACACAGATTCTTTCAGTGTAAACAAGCACAAATGATATGGCGGATGGCACCCCTCCAGTGGGATGGACTTACGGAGCACACTGCTGATTTTAGAAGATGGTGGAGTATGTTAATGGAAGTGCAGACGCGAAAGGATGGAAGAGAACACATAACCTTAACAGTGGAAATTCTTTGGCAGATCTGGAAAGTCAGGAATGAAGTTGAATTCGAAGGCAAGAATAGACATCCAATGGAAGTCATCAGGAAAGCAACCAAGGACTGGGAGGAGTATCACCAATCACAACAGATAGAACATCGAATGAGCATCTCAGAAACAGAAATAGCTCAAGATGAGGAGGAAAGGGTGGGGGAGGATGATAACTTGCTGAACATTAGCGTTGAGGTGGGGCAACACGTAGAAGGGCAAAATATGGGAATTGGAGTTACAACAGAAAACAATCTGTGCCAGAAATGTGAAGCTTGGATGCTGAATGAGAGAAGCACTGGATCAGCAGTGCTGGATAATCTTTTGGCCATCAAACTGGCACTTTGTAAGCTAAAGGGGAAAGGGTGGCAGCATATCAAGATCCAAACGCCATGCACTCAGGTCCTAAATATGATACGGTATCAAGCTTCTAGCAACCAAAGGCTGGCAACTCACCTGGAGGACATAAAAGATCTTTGCTCAATGTTTAGGAAATGCTCATTTGATAGCTTGCCTGTTGAAATGAATAGACTCAGTGCTAAACTGAGTAGATTAGCTATGCATACACTTTGA
- the LOC113696872 gene encoding uncharacterized protein — protein MKVECRTHLLVSIDCARFLLRQGLAFHGHDESDIFENQGNFLELLHFLAGHNDDIKKVVLENAPKNLKLIAPDIQKDISNALASETTSIIVNAIGHKLFAILCDESRDASTKEQLTIVIRYVDSHGYVIERFLGILHVRDTTALSLKKAIDVLFSKHGLSMSQIHGQGYDGASNMRGSSQRQEILREQRLKKALTI, from the exons ATGAAGGTTGAGTGTCGGACTCATTTATTAGTTTCAATAGATTGTGCTAGATTTCTCCTACGCCAAGGTTTGGCATTTCATGGTCATGATGAATCTGATATCTTTGAAAATCaaggaaattttcttgaacttttgcACTTCCTTGCGGGTCATAATGATGATATAAAAAAGGTTGTTCTTGAAAATGCCCCTAAAAATCTCAAACTCATTGCTCCAGATATTCAAAAGGATATTTCAAATGCTTTGGCAAGTGAGACTACAAGTATTATTGTAAATGCCATTGGACACAAATTGTTTGCTATTTTATGTGATGAATCTCGTGATGCATCAACAAAGGAGCAATTAACAATTGTTATACGTTACGTGGATTCACATGGATATGTGATTGAGCGTTTTCTTGGCATTCTACATGTAAGAGATACTACTGCTCTTTCACTTAAGAAAGCAATTGATGTATTATTTTCAAAGCATGGTTTGAGCATGTCACAAATCCATGGTCAAGGTTATGATGGTGCTAGTAACATGCGAG GTTCATCTCAAAGACAAGAAATTCTTAGAGAACAACGACTTAAGAAAGCGTTGACGATCTAA